From the genome of Thermogutta terrifontis, one region includes:
- the nrfH gene encoding cytochrome c nitrite reductase small subunit codes for MGPGMLKAGTQKRLWDFLSLGWLPTSVRLLVFGSWGICLGLAALVAHISRAPSYLSDDPEVCVNCHVMRPEYVSWRHSSHAEVAHCNDCHVPQDSFWRHWLFKARDGLWHATVFTMRWEPQVIKLSKRAEPVVEQNCRRCHEALISFTSLREHAPGDLRCWDCHTEVPHGSVRGLATTPGYLDPSLPPVGPNTVGPRIGGREPRASGEGAGR; via the coding sequence ATGGGCCCCGGTATGCTTAAAGCCGGCACACAAAAGCGGCTGTGGGATTTTCTATCACTTGGTTGGCTTCCCACTTCCGTGCGTTTGCTCGTGTTTGGAAGTTGGGGGATCTGCCTGGGGTTGGCCGCGCTGGTGGCCCATATTTCGCGTGCTCCCTCCTATTTGAGCGATGATCCCGAGGTGTGCGTCAACTGTCATGTGATGCGTCCTGAATACGTGAGCTGGCGTCACAGCAGTCACGCGGAGGTGGCCCACTGTAATGATTGCCATGTTCCTCAGGATTCATTTTGGCGGCACTGGTTGTTCAAGGCGCGAGATGGTCTCTGGCATGCCACCGTGTTCACCATGCGCTGGGAGCCACAGGTGATCAAGTTGTCCAAGAGAGCAGAGCCGGTTGTGGAGCAGAACTGTCGGCGCTGTCATGAAGCGCTGATCAGTTTCACGTCGCTTCGCGAGCATGCCCCGGGTGATCTCCGCTGCTGGGATTGTCACACAGAGGTGCCCCACGGTTCAGTACGGGGTCTGGCGACCACACCCGGTTACCTTGATCCCAGCCTGCCGCCGGTGGGGCCCAACACAGTGGGACCCCGAATCGGCGGGCGCGAGCCCCGGGCTTCTGGCGAGGGCGCCGGTCGGTAA
- a CDS encoding DUF4962 domain-containing protein — protein MNRSIGLHTAFSLLFALSSVLWTGVRASGQESRLALDESPAQPGEWGYRPEDQSISATDPPAFSWRPQNNIQDWEIQVARDSDFRDMVYEARGIIWNVHCPPKTFGAGRYFWRYRGRNQAVVTHWSRVRQFTIPPHAVSMPMPSRDELLARIPADHPRLFIRPEDLPRLRAAAKGELKDLWERLVARCENALRNPPPTEEPPKYPPNIETKSDEWAKIWWGNREYTIRALGTSALLGFVYRVGGHRPYGELAKRILLDCAKWDPVGSTGFRYNDEAGMPYAYYFSRTYTFVYDLLTEEERQKCREVMRIRGTEMYRTLCPRHFWRPYNSHANRAWHFLGEVGITFHGEIPEADDWTWFALNVFFNTYPVWCDDDGGWHEGSSYWASYMERFTWWADIMRATFRINAFQKPYFSKAGYYALYLMPPHAVTGGFGDLACTREARSNVPLMSIFAVQARNPHWMWYVESMGGPPQPREFWEFVRGTLPKVVSQPPDDLPTSRVFRGTGQAALNTTLLDARDNIQILFKSSPFGTQSHGYDANNSFLLTAYNARLFVSSGRRDLYGSAHHVRWMWSTRSVNSITVDGIGQVPHSAETRGQITAFYTSPEIDVVEGEAGPCYRDPGDPQGKGQPLLRRFTRTIIFLKPEWIVIYDRLVATRPVQYQYWLHSPEKMEVDGNRVVARVGQVECPVQFLTPERLSFTQTNEYDPNPRPRITVREWHLTAETPEKSSQIEFLALYHPHRMGNDRSAQVTWKPQEGGYVLVLNWPGETATLLLPKDEAQSLQSGDLRTKGKILISRGKNDGRSVRTVVVDGVVPAPP, from the coding sequence ATGAACCGGTCGATCGGACTTCATACGGCTTTCAGCTTGCTCTTTGCCCTTTCATCTGTGCTATGGACTGGAGTACGGGCTTCAGGTCAAGAAAGTCGTCTGGCACTTGATGAATCACCGGCCCAGCCGGGAGAGTGGGGTTACCGCCCGGAGGATCAGTCGATTTCCGCCACGGATCCACCGGCATTCAGCTGGCGTCCGCAAAACAATATCCAAGATTGGGAAATCCAAGTCGCGCGGGACTCCGATTTTCGCGACATGGTCTACGAGGCCCGCGGAATCATCTGGAATGTCCATTGTCCGCCAAAAACCTTTGGGGCAGGCCGGTATTTCTGGCGGTACCGTGGGCGTAACCAGGCAGTCGTAACCCATTGGAGCCGTGTGCGGCAATTCACCATCCCTCCACACGCTGTGTCCATGCCGATGCCATCCCGGGATGAATTGCTGGCGAGGATCCCGGCCGATCATCCGCGTCTATTCATTCGACCGGAGGACCTTCCCCGACTACGGGCAGCCGCGAAAGGCGAGTTGAAAGATCTCTGGGAGCGGCTGGTCGCACGGTGCGAAAATGCCCTCCGCAATCCCCCGCCCACCGAGGAACCACCCAAGTATCCACCCAATATCGAAACAAAGAGCGATGAATGGGCGAAAATCTGGTGGGGAAACCGAGAATACACCATTCGAGCCCTCGGTACATCGGCTCTTTTGGGGTTTGTTTATCGGGTAGGCGGCCACAGGCCCTACGGAGAGCTTGCCAAAAGGATCCTCCTGGACTGTGCGAAATGGGACCCCGTGGGCTCGACTGGTTTTCGCTACAACGACGAAGCGGGAATGCCCTACGCCTACTATTTCTCACGCACCTATACGTTTGTTTATGACCTCCTGACCGAAGAAGAGCGTCAGAAATGCCGAGAAGTCATGCGGATTCGGGGAACGGAAATGTACCGCACGTTGTGTCCGCGGCATTTCTGGCGACCGTATAACAGTCATGCAAATCGGGCGTGGCATTTTCTCGGCGAAGTTGGGATCACTTTTCACGGCGAAATCCCCGAGGCGGATGACTGGACGTGGTTCGCCCTCAACGTGTTTTTCAACACCTACCCGGTCTGGTGCGACGACGATGGCGGATGGCACGAAGGATCCAGCTACTGGGCGAGTTACATGGAACGTTTTACCTGGTGGGCCGACATCATGCGCGCCACGTTCAGAATCAACGCCTTCCAAAAGCCGTATTTTTCAAAGGCGGGCTACTACGCGTTGTATTTAATGCCTCCCCACGCCGTGACGGGCGGTTTCGGCGATTTGGCCTGCACCCGCGAGGCCCGCAGTAACGTGCCGCTCATGTCCATTTTCGCTGTTCAGGCCCGTAATCCGCACTGGATGTGGTATGTGGAAAGCATGGGTGGACCGCCGCAACCCAGGGAATTCTGGGAATTCGTCCGCGGAACACTTCCAAAAGTTGTCTCCCAACCGCCGGATGACCTGCCGACTTCGCGGGTATTTCGCGGAACGGGCCAGGCCGCCCTGAATACAACCCTCCTCGATGCCCGCGACAACATCCAGATCCTCTTCAAATCGAGTCCCTTCGGCACCCAATCGCACGGTTACGACGCCAACAACTCTTTCCTTCTCACGGCGTACAATGCGCGCCTTTTTGTCTCCAGCGGACGGCGAGATCTCTACGGGAGCGCTCACCACGTTCGCTGGATGTGGAGCACGCGATCGGTGAACAGCATTACGGTCGATGGGATTGGCCAGGTTCCCCACTCGGCCGAGACACGTGGGCAAATTACGGCCTTTTACACGTCCCCGGAGATCGACGTTGTGGAAGGCGAGGCAGGCCCCTGCTACCGAGACCCCGGCGATCCCCAGGGCAAGGGACAACCTCTCCTGAGAAGATTCACCCGCACGATCATCTTTCTCAAGCCGGAATGGATCGTCATTTACGATCGGTTGGTCGCCACGCGTCCGGTGCAATATCAGTACTGGCTCCACAGCCCGGAGAAAATGGAGGTCGATGGCAACCGCGTTGTTGCCCGAGTGGGTCAGGTGGAATGCCCCGTCCAATTCCTGACGCCGGAAAGGCTGAGCTTCACACAAACGAACGAATATGATCCCAATCCCCGGCCCAGGATCACGGTGAGGGAATGGCATCTGACGGCCGAAACTCCGGAAAAATCATCACAGATTGAATTCCTGGCTCTTTATCATCCCCACCGCATGGGCAACGACCGGTCAGCCCAGGTCACATGGAAGCCGCAAGAAGGCGGGTATGTGCTCGTTCTGAACTGGCCCGGCGAAACGGCCACGCTGCTTCTTCCCAAAGACG
- a CDS encoding right-handed parallel beta-helix repeat-containing protein, producing the protein MQPTNKRTAWVCTLVAIGVLGGLGVERVPARDWYVAVDGRPQNSGTRESPWDLESALGGRQKIEPGDTLWISGGTYRFPDRSLNSPGFTVRLTGEPNRPIHVRAVRGERVTIDGGLSVVSPSDYVWIWDLEILVSENFTMSRELDEPGSHPQSYGRPWGGLNIHAGKGCKYINLVIHDNAQGVSFWRGATDSELHGCIIFDNGWKAPDRGHGHAIYTQNENGVKIISDCIMTGGFGYTMHAYGSERAFVDHYLVQGNIAYNGGTFLIGGGRPSRDIRVLENFFYNVNLQLGYSAPFNEDCEVRNNILVNGSLAINRFRQVIQEGNLIIPPGAPRPNEPARVVLRRNRYDPTRAHVLVFNWKKNPTVDVSLDGFATPGMIYRFMEPRDVYGRPVLEGRYTGQPVQVPMQGEFGVWVVFVQQP; encoded by the coding sequence ATGCAACCGACAAATAAACGCACAGCGTGGGTTTGCACGCTCGTGGCAATTGGCGTGCTCGGCGGGCTGGGGGTGGAGAGAGTTCCGGCACGCGACTGGTATGTGGCCGTGGATGGCCGCCCGCAAAATTCGGGAACTCGCGAATCGCCGTGGGATCTGGAGTCGGCACTCGGCGGCCGGCAAAAGATTGAGCCGGGCGACACGCTCTGGATATCGGGTGGTACCTACCGCTTTCCCGATCGTTCGCTCAACAGTCCGGGATTCACCGTTCGGTTGACTGGTGAACCGAATAGACCGATTCACGTCCGTGCGGTGCGGGGGGAACGCGTCACGATCGACGGCGGCTTAAGCGTGGTTAGCCCCAGCGATTATGTGTGGATTTGGGATCTGGAAATCCTGGTCTCGGAAAACTTCACGATGAGCCGGGAACTGGATGAACCGGGTTCGCATCCGCAAAGCTACGGCCGACCATGGGGTGGGCTTAATATTCATGCGGGAAAAGGCTGCAAGTATATCAACCTCGTCATTCATGACAATGCCCAGGGAGTCAGTTTCTGGCGCGGAGCCACCGATAGCGAGTTGCACGGCTGCATCATCTTCGACAACGGATGGAAAGCGCCGGATCGGGGTCATGGGCACGCAATTTACACCCAGAATGAAAACGGCGTCAAAATCATTTCCGATTGCATCATGACCGGCGGGTTTGGATACACGATGCATGCTTACGGTTCGGAGCGGGCGTTCGTGGACCACTACCTGGTGCAGGGAAATATCGCCTACAATGGCGGGACCTTCCTCATCGGTGGCGGTCGGCCCAGCCGCGATATTCGAGTACTGGAGAATTTCTTTTACAACGTCAATCTGCAGCTGGGCTATTCTGCCCCATTTAACGAAGATTGTGAGGTTCGCAATAATATCCTCGTTAACGGCAGCCTGGCAATCAATCGTTTTCGCCAAGTCATTCAGGAAGGCAATCTCATCATTCCACCTGGGGCACCGCGACCCAACGAACCAGCCCGCGTCGTCCTTCGCCGAAATCGGTATGATCCCACACGGGCCCACGTCCTCGTGTTCAACTGGAAGAAAAACCCCACCGTGGATGTATCACTGGACGGTTTTGCAACCCCAGGAATGATCTATCGTTTTATGGAACCGCGAGATGTGTATGGGCGTCCCGTTTTGGAAGGCCGGTACACAGGTCAACCGGTACAGGTACCGATGCAGGGAGAATTCGGCGTCTGGGTGGTCTTTGTACAACAACCCTGA
- a CDS encoding cupin domain-containing protein, whose translation MSDKRYRLADFNQIPGVACPCGTAFRAFADVPEFPGTIHRTEIHTAARPHFHRKLTETYYILEADPGAFLELDGDVIPVHPGLCVIIPPGVVHRAVGRMVILNIVVPKFDPSDEVLVDESKDLHSE comes from the coding sequence ATGAGTGACAAACGCTATCGACTGGCCGACTTCAACCAAATACCCGGCGTGGCTTGCCCTTGCGGCACGGCTTTCCGGGCTTTCGCCGACGTGCCGGAGTTCCCCGGGACGATTCACCGGACCGAAATCCACACCGCGGCTCGGCCGCACTTCCATCGAAAGTTGACGGAAACCTACTACATTTTGGAGGCGGATCCGGGTGCTTTTCTGGAATTGGATGGCGACGTCATACCCGTTCACCCTGGACTTTGTGTGATTATCCCTCCCGGTGTTGTTCATCGCGCGGTGGGGCGGATGGTGATCCTCAACATCGTGGTTCCTAAATTTGACCCCAGCGACGAAGTCCTGGTGGACGAGTCAAAAGACCTTCACTCGGAATAG
- a CDS encoding Crp/Fnr family transcriptional regulator, whose product MSPSAVEILENCPFFADVNETAFRRLFAISRVVKFRSGQTIFRQNELCPGMYVVGTGLVRIFKRTPQGRERVLHLVGPGETFAEVAAIGNFPCPACAEAVSPTTCVLLPLEPLQKLIAEDHELCRQLLLSLCLWVRRLVDLVEDLTLRDAAGRVARLLLEKSHRDHQKVRLPTLKRHLAAQLDLTSETFSRVLRRLELVGAIKHLSRNELEIINMKKLEELAQLE is encoded by the coding sequence ATGTCACCTTCAGCGGTAGAGATTCTGGAAAATTGCCCGTTTTTCGCGGATGTCAACGAAACGGCCTTTCGACGGCTGTTTGCCATTTCCCGTGTAGTGAAATTTCGCAGCGGACAAACCATCTTTCGGCAGAACGAGCTTTGCCCAGGGATGTACGTGGTGGGCACCGGCCTGGTGCGGATCTTCAAGCGCACACCCCAGGGGCGAGAGCGGGTGTTACACCTGGTTGGCCCTGGAGAAACGTTTGCGGAGGTGGCCGCCATCGGCAATTTTCCGTGTCCTGCCTGTGCTGAAGCTGTATCGCCCACCACCTGCGTACTTCTTCCACTCGAACCCCTGCAAAAGCTGATCGCGGAAGACCACGAACTCTGCCGGCAATTACTTCTCAGCCTTTGCCTTTGGGTGAGGCGCCTGGTGGATCTCGTGGAAGACCTGACACTCCGCGACGCGGCAGGCCGGGTTGCGAGGCTGCTCCTCGAAAAATCACACCGCGATCATCAGAAAGTTCGGTTACCGACGCTCAAACGGCACCTCGCTGCCCAGCTTGACCTCACAAGTGAAACCTTTTCCCGGGTCCTCCGTCGGCTGGAGTTGGTGGGAGCGATCAAACACCTCTCCCGCAACGAATTGGAAATCATCAATATGAAAAAACTCGAAGAGCTGGCACAGCTGGAATAA
- the hemE gene encoding uroporphyrinogen decarboxylase has translation MAAFPWEESNFMKAARRQPVERVPIWLMRQAGRYLPEYRQLREKVSFLELCRSPELAAEITVNAVARLGVDAAILFADLLPILEPMGFDLRFGPDEGPVIRNPLRLPDDVESVREIQEKDLGALDYVFRAVRLARANLPAEIPLIGFAGAPFTLAAYAIEGRTSRSFERTKRFVFAYPQAWRELMERLVASVARYLNAQIDAGVQAIQLFDSWAGCLAPDHYRQFVLPYTQAVVSQLPRNVPVIYFLTGNPALIPLQAEVGGQVVGVDWRVDLADAWAAIGEDHAIQGNLDPAVLCASREFVLEEARRILERTRGRPGHIFNLGHGVLPSTPVDNVLALVDFVHTWDPQQMP, from the coding sequence ATGGCAGCATTTCCGTGGGAAGAGAGTAATTTCATGAAGGCGGCCCGCCGCCAGCCCGTCGAGCGCGTCCCCATCTGGTTGATGAGGCAGGCCGGCCGCTATTTGCCAGAGTACCGCCAACTTCGTGAGAAAGTTTCCTTTCTTGAGCTGTGTCGATCTCCGGAGTTGGCTGCGGAAATCACGGTGAATGCGGTGGCCCGGCTTGGTGTGGATGCGGCGATCCTGTTTGCTGATCTTTTACCGATTCTGGAGCCGATGGGGTTCGACCTTCGTTTTGGTCCCGACGAAGGGCCGGTCATTCGCAATCCGTTGCGACTCCCTGACGATGTGGAATCCGTCCGCGAAATACAAGAGAAAGATCTCGGCGCGCTGGACTATGTGTTCCGGGCAGTCCGCCTGGCCAGAGCCAATCTTCCAGCGGAAATTCCGTTGATCGGCTTTGCAGGTGCCCCTTTCACACTCGCCGCTTACGCCATTGAGGGCCGTACGTCCCGCTCCTTCGAACGCACAAAACGCTTTGTGTTTGCCTACCCTCAGGCCTGGCGGGAACTCATGGAACGTCTGGTGGCGTCCGTGGCACGGTATCTGAACGCCCAAATCGACGCAGGAGTGCAGGCCATCCAACTCTTCGATAGCTGGGCAGGATGTCTGGCTCCGGACCACTACCGGCAGTTCGTGCTGCCGTACACCCAAGCCGTGGTAAGCCAATTACCTCGGAATGTTCCCGTCATTTACTTCCTGACCGGAAATCCGGCCCTGATTCCCCTTCAGGCTGAAGTGGGTGGACAGGTCGTCGGCGTGGACTGGCGGGTGGACCTCGCCGACGCGTGGGCAGCCATTGGCGAAGACCACGCGATCCAGGGAAATCTGGACCCCGCGGTTCTTTGTGCTTCGCGGGAGTTCGTTCTCGAAGAAGCCCGCCGCATTCTGGAGAGAACTCGCGGGCGTCCGGGACATATTTTCAATCTCGGGCATGGAGTCCTCCCATCGACGCCCGTCGACAATGTGCTGGCCCTGGTCGACTTTGTCCATACTTGGGACCCTCAGCAAATGCCTTGA
- the hcp gene encoding hydroxylamine reductase produces the protein MFCNQCEQTSNCTGCVISPGVCGKNEDVQSLQETLLYGVKGMAAYAHHARRLGMVDEEVDAFIENALFATMTNVNFDLDSLFELVLECGRHNLRVMEMLDEGHVRRYGQPSPTTVKEGTQAGPGILVTGHDLRDLEELLKQCEGTPIKVYTHGEMLPAHMYPKLREHPNLAGHYGGAWQKQRREFEEFSGPIVATTNCILIPKDSYKDRVFTTRVTAVPGGTRLKDGDFSPVIKKALECPPLPENIHRESTVGFHHSVILSLADQIVQAVKEGKVRHFFVIGGCDGAEIGRNYFSDYARATPPDSFILTLGCGKYRIRDYDYGTLLGLPRLLDMGQCNNAYGAIKVALGLAEALGCSVNDLPLTLVVSWFEQKAVAVLLTLLYLGVKGITIGPKPPAFITPNVFKILQEKYDLRLIGQTAEDDLRRVLAVRGSDAADTPSVSPKANIAG, from the coding sequence ATGTTCTGCAACCAATGTGAACAGACCTCGAATTGCACCGGATGTGTTATCAGCCCGGGTGTTTGTGGCAAGAACGAGGATGTGCAATCCCTTCAGGAAACACTCCTTTATGGTGTGAAAGGGATGGCTGCGTACGCCCATCATGCCCGGCGATTGGGCATGGTCGACGAAGAGGTGGACGCCTTCATCGAGAATGCCCTCTTTGCCACGATGACCAACGTAAACTTCGATTTAGACAGCCTGTTTGAGCTGGTTCTCGAATGTGGCCGCCACAATCTCCGCGTTATGGAGATGCTCGACGAGGGCCACGTTCGTCGCTACGGTCAGCCCAGTCCCACGACAGTCAAAGAGGGAACGCAGGCGGGACCAGGCATCCTCGTGACGGGACATGACCTCCGCGATTTGGAAGAGCTTCTCAAGCAGTGCGAGGGCACTCCCATTAAGGTGTACACGCACGGGGAAATGCTCCCCGCCCACATGTATCCCAAACTTCGTGAACATCCCAATCTGGCCGGGCATTATGGGGGCGCCTGGCAGAAGCAACGTCGAGAATTCGAGGAATTCTCTGGGCCTATTGTCGCCACCACCAATTGCATCCTTATCCCGAAAGACAGTTACAAGGACCGGGTGTTCACCACTCGGGTGACAGCCGTTCCTGGCGGTACCCGCCTGAAAGACGGCGATTTTTCCCCGGTGATCAAAAAAGCCCTGGAATGCCCGCCCTTGCCGGAGAATATCCACCGTGAAAGCACCGTTGGGTTCCATCACAGCGTGATCCTGTCGCTGGCCGACCAGATCGTCCAGGCCGTCAAGGAAGGCAAAGTCCGTCACTTCTTCGTCATCGGTGGTTGCGACGGCGCGGAAATCGGGCGGAACTACTTCAGCGATTACGCGCGGGCGACACCGCCCGATTCCTTCATCCTGACGTTGGGGTGTGGGAAGTACCGGATTCGAGATTATGATTACGGCACCCTGCTTGGTTTGCCCAGGCTTCTGGATATGGGCCAGTGCAACAACGCCTATGGGGCCATCAAGGTCGCTTTGGGACTGGCAGAGGCCCTGGGATGCTCTGTCAACGATCTGCCGCTCACTCTGGTGGTATCGTGGTTCGAACAGAAAGCTGTCGCGGTGCTGCTGACACTTCTGTACCTGGGGGTAAAGGGGATTACCATCGGTCCCAAACCGCCAGCTTTCATCACACCAAACGTGTTTAAGATCCTCCAGGAGAAATACGACCTGCGGCTGATCGGGCAGACGGCGGAAGACGATCTGCGGCGCGTCCTGGCGGTACGGGGCTCTGACGCCGCAGACACCCCCTCGGTCTCGCCCAAGGCCAACATCGCTGGCTGA
- a CDS encoding PQQ-binding-like beta-propeller repeat protein, translating to MTGIRPRLVRNAQGSVLLVAVVVLVLSGVNADQCTQAGDWPQLGGSSTRNNVSPAAGLPVSWSLGEVDRATVRWIGGTTARNIRWVTPLGTESYGSPVVAGNKIFCGTNNGQGYVPRYPPKVDLGCLLCLSRDTGAFLWQYSAPVLSDSGMNWPEQGLCSTPLVEGDRLWVVTNRGCVVCLDTEGFYDGENDGPFTREESTDLREADVVWEFNMIERLGVHPRYMTSSSPTAWGDLLFVVTSHGTGEKGEIARPDAPSFLALDKKTGEIVWADNSPGDRILEGQWSSPACGVLGGVPQVIFGGGDGWVYSFLAERTTNGKPTLLWKFDANPKKTRFEEGGLGDRNYLVAAPVIAGGKVYVVTGQDPQWGEGPGDLWCIDPTKRGDISAELVVDSAGNPVPPRRTFAVDESRGERVVTNPNSGVIWHYRGQDLNGNGKLDFEETLHRTLGMPAVAGGILVVGDGSGIVHCLDAETGQLLWTHDMMASVWGSPLIADGKVYLGDEDGDVAVFELAREMKLLAENPMASSVYTTPIAVDGVLYIVTRRHCVAIGSHSANSTANTP from the coding sequence ATGACAGGTATTCGGCCGCGCCTTGTTCGGAATGCTCAGGGGTCTGTGTTACTGGTCGCCGTGGTTGTTTTGGTTCTGTCTGGGGTGAATGCCGATCAATGCACCCAGGCAGGCGACTGGCCGCAGCTCGGGGGTTCATCGACCCGCAATAACGTTTCCCCGGCCGCGGGTTTGCCGGTGAGTTGGTCGTTGGGTGAGGTTGATCGTGCCACGGTACGGTGGATTGGCGGCACAACCGCCCGGAATATCCGCTGGGTCACACCGCTGGGAACGGAATCGTACGGCAGCCCTGTGGTTGCGGGGAACAAGATATTTTGTGGAACGAACAACGGCCAGGGATATGTGCCGCGGTATCCACCGAAGGTGGATTTGGGATGTCTCCTTTGCCTGAGCAGAGACACGGGAGCCTTTCTTTGGCAGTATTCAGCCCCGGTGCTTTCTGACTCCGGGATGAACTGGCCCGAGCAGGGGTTGTGCTCCACGCCTCTCGTTGAGGGGGACCGGCTCTGGGTGGTCACGAACCGGGGCTGTGTGGTCTGCCTCGACACGGAGGGTTTTTATGACGGCGAGAACGACGGCCCCTTCACACGGGAGGAATCCACGGACCTCCGTGAGGCGGACGTCGTGTGGGAGTTCAACATGATCGAAAGATTGGGAGTTCATCCCCGGTATATGACATCGTCCTCACCCACCGCTTGGGGCGATCTGCTTTTTGTTGTTACATCGCACGGCACGGGAGAAAAAGGCGAGATTGCTCGGCCGGATGCACCCAGTTTTCTCGCATTAGACAAGAAGACGGGGGAAATAGTCTGGGCCGACAACTCGCCCGGCGATCGCATCCTGGAAGGGCAGTGGTCCAGTCCCGCCTGTGGAGTCCTGGGGGGTGTGCCGCAGGTGATCTTTGGAGGAGGCGACGGCTGGGTGTATTCATTTCTGGCAGAACGCACGACGAACGGGAAGCCCACACTCCTATGGAAATTCGACGCCAATCCAAAGAAAACGCGTTTTGAGGAAGGGGGACTGGGCGATCGGAATTACCTGGTGGCTGCTCCCGTCATCGCGGGCGGCAAAGTGTACGTGGTGACCGGTCAAGATCCTCAATGGGGTGAAGGCCCCGGCGATCTCTGGTGTATTGACCCTACCAAACGGGGAGATATCAGTGCCGAGTTGGTTGTTGATTCGGCCGGAAATCCGGTACCACCGCGGCGAACGTTCGCCGTAGACGAAAGCCGCGGCGAACGGGTGGTCACCAACCCTAACTCGGGTGTCATCTGGCATTATCGCGGCCAGGACCTCAACGGTAATGGAAAACTGGATTTTGAAGAAACATTACACCGGACGCTGGGAATGCCTGCGGTGGCGGGGGGGATTCTCGTGGTGGGCGACGGCTCCGGAATCGTCCACTGCTTGGATGCGGAAACAGGGCAACTCCTGTGGACCCACGACATGATGGCCTCGGTCTGGGGATCACCATTAATCGCCGACGGGAAGGTTTATCTGGGGGATGAGGACGGTGATGTGGCGGTTTTTGAGCTGGCTCGTGAAATGAAGCTGCTGGCCGAGAATCCCATGGCAAGTTCCGTGTATACTACCCCCATTGCGGTGGACGGCGTGCTTTACATCGTCACCCGGCGCCACTGTGTCGCAATCGGTTCACATTCTGCGAATTCAACGGCCAATACGCCGTGA